Genomic DNA from uncultured Acetobacterium sp.:
TGACCAGCTCAAGATTCCAGGTTGCGGATTTGAGCGAACGGCCACAATAGTCGATGGCTACCTCTGGTCCGTTCAACGCAAAAATAGGGATGCGATCTGGCTTTTCAAGATTTACTGCTTTTTCTATACGGGTCAATCGTTCGGCCAATAATTGTTTGGCATCGCTCATTTTTTCACCGACCTTTATTCGTTAAAATAGAATGATCTGAAATTGTTTTCATGATTCAAATTATCATTATTTATTACAAATGTCAATATTTATTGAAGTTAAAATAATGTTTGAAAATAGGGCTTGATTTTGGAAAAGAAATATGCTACCATAATGTCAATGAGTGAGCAAGTGTTCACATATTAAGGAGAAGATATGGATAGAGTTTTGAAAAACGACCATACCGAGGAAACCTTATTTGAGGTTGCCGAATTTTTTAAGGTGTTGGGAGATCCCACCCGGATAAAGATTGTCAGTGCGCTGTTTGAAAATGGCGAGCTGTGTGTCAACGATATTGTTGATTTAGTGGATGTCAGCCGAACGGCAGTATCACATCAATTGAGAATTTTAAAAGACAAACGGATTATCAGCTATCGCAAAGAGGGGCAGATGAAATTTTATCATTTGGATGATGCCCATGTAGAGGTCATCGTTCTTTTGACGATCACCCATTTAAGTCATCATTAAATTACCATTTCGGTAAAAGTAATTGAAAAGAGGTTGGCAGCATGAAATTATTTTTAGAAGGACTTAACTGTGCAAATTGCGCAGGCAAAATAGAAAAGTTAGTTGGCAAAATGCCTAATGTCAGAGAAGCAAGCCTGTCTTTGGCCACCGGATCATTGGTCATTGAAGAGTGTGAAGGGTTCGCTAAGGAAGAAACCTATAATGCGGTTGTCAAGTTGGTTCATTCGCTGGAGCCTCATGTAGTGGTGTCAAAGAGCCGAAAACAGACAGCGGCCACGGCACCTTGCGGATGCGACGGCCACGAACAGGGTCATCACCATGGGACTCACGAAGCAGCGATCGCTCATGATCATGGACATGCTCAAGGCGAAATGGATAAGCGGCAAAAGGTCGAGTTGATCACAGCGATTGGTTTGTTTATTCTGGGCTTTATTTTTCAGGCGACGCTCCCAGCAAATCTGGAGATGTTGACGATTGGCGTTTTTTTAGGAGCTTATCTGTTAGCAGGGTATCATGTTATTTTGCTGGCATTTCGAAATATCGGGCACGGACAGATTTTTGATGAAAATTTCTTGATGACCATCGCTACCTTTGGTGCCCTGGTTTTAATGCAATGGCCAGAAGCCGCCGGGGTTATGATTTTTTTCGGTATCGGTGAATATTTTCAGGATCGGGCGGTGGACAATGCCCGACGTTCGATTGCCGAAACCATCAGCTTTAATGCGATCACCGCCAATCGGGTCAGTCCTGAGGGTGAAGTCGTTATTGATGCCAAACAGGTTAAGGTTGGGGATGTGCTAATCATTAAACCGGGTGAAAAGGTA
This window encodes:
- a CDS encoding metalloregulator ArsR/SmtB family transcription factor, whose translation is MDRVLKNDHTEETLFEVAEFFKVLGDPTRIKIVSALFENGELCVNDIVDLVDVSRTAVSHQLRILKDKRIISYRKEGQMKFYHLDDAHVEVIVLLTITHLSHH